One Onychostoma macrolepis isolate SWU-2019 chromosome 10, ASM1243209v1, whole genome shotgun sequence genomic region harbors:
- the LOC131548203 gene encoding integrin alpha-2 isoform X2, with the protein MDKVEKVVILLILLQSFCIPHTQGFNVGTAGAKIFSGLAVEEFGYTVQQISNDQGKWLLVGSPWSGYPQNRKGNLYKCDSASRRATCQKLNLADSISIDGVQSINVNMSLGLTLTPIAKPNTLLTCGPLWAQRCGSQYFYPGVCAEVSTQFTLQSSFSPAIQTCGGPMDVAIVLDGSNSIFPWHDVRNFLIKLLENLDIGPDKTRVSIMQYSEDLSFLYHFSSDQNKDKVLLAASDIEQKTGIETNTFEALDNVRQTAFLPENGGRSGATKVLVVVTDGESTDGHKGQEVIERCERDGIIRFGIAILKQSANIKKFIEEIELIASTPTENYMFNVSSEQALINIAGTLGDRIFNIEGTSQGQEFQLEMSQVGFSAHQTNKKDLIMLGAVGAYGWSGTVVHQTAGKSHIFLKNAFKKILDDRNHSSLLGYSVTSVSDGSSEFYVAGAPRAVHRGQVVVYSLNSQNQPVIIDSQRGDQIGSYFGSVLCPVDVDADGVTDLLLVGAPMYMSEEKSETGRVYLFTITKGILSNQGQLEGASSLENARFGTAITAVPDLNLDGFSDVVVGAPLEGNGQGAIYIYYGDRKTIRKQSSQKILGSKLDPALRFFGRSLDSRGDMNGDSIPDISVGGAGKAVQLWSRGVAAVTTTVSFNPEKISILNKPCMFGGRMVSCASAKVCFRSAFRPTILAGKVDIKYNLTLDADLQSSRATSRAQFDNSERLIQKSVSVSDKESCVDHNVYVQETPDFVSPIALRVDISPQNPDTGPALDAFQPKAWEFFIPFVKDCGSDEKCSCDLKLTVKAVNVSSSSSLLVRPDRRRLSLIVTVTNMKENAYNTRVSANFSSNLFYASFTPPGDNTEVKCSSKPGSLDCRVGYPTLVPGQTVTFEINFDFNLNQLEKQAVVNFEVQSDSEEEVTSDNKVSLSIPVQYDAEIILTRDINLDFCGIGPEDQVKHTVSGFDDIGPEFDITLRVSTGTFPINQAHLTVSLPTSTKAGNPLLYVTSVQTAPVVNVRCDSSHLIDPLKIREKTHTASFTKESFRRTAELDCQAAKCETMTCVLKDLEMKTNYLVNITTRIWNGTFAFADFQTVLVAGSSEIQTSQPDLIVVTHKQQEIRPQHHPHQPPTPVRNHRSTDYHLSSLTCSLYQVTHHNPALVGIKVVSLAHFPTHLLDCLDPPSCKPHRPTYHKSVTLSWTKSLS; encoded by the exons ATGGACAAAGTGGAAAAAGTTGTGATACTACTGATATTACTGCAGA GTTTCTGTATTCCTCACACTCAGGGTTTCAATGTGGGAACTGCAGGGGCTAAAATCTTCTCAGGTCTTGCGGTAGAAGAGTTCGGCTACACTGTACAACAGATAAGCAATGATCAAGGAAAATG GCTGCTGGTGGGTTCTCCTTGGAGTGGATACCCTCAGAATAGAAAAGGAAATCTCTATAAGTGTGACAGTGCTTCCAGAAGAGCCACCTGCCAGAAACTAAACCTTGCAG ACTCTATCAGCATAGATGGTGTGCAGAGCATCAATGTCAACATGAGTCTGGGCCTGACTCTCACTCCAATAGCTAAACCTAACACATTGCTG ACGTGTGGCCCTCTGTGGGCTCAGCGGTGTGGCAGTCAGTATTTTTACCCAGGAGTCTGTGCTGAAGTGAGCACACAGTTTACGCTCCAGTCATCCTTCTCTCCTGCCATTCAAA CTTGTGGTGGGCCAATGGATGTTGCCATTGTTTTGGACGGATCAAACAGTATATTTCCATGGCATGATGTTAGAAACTTTCTCATAAAGCTTTTGGAAAATCTCGATATCGGACCAGATAAAACTCGA gtCAGTATAATGCAGTATTCAGAGGATTTGTCCTTTCTTTATCATTTTAGTTCTGACCAAAATAAAGACAAAGTTCTTTTAGCAGCTTCTGATATTGAGCAAAAAACTGGAATAGAAACCAACACTTTTGAAGCACTTGACAATGTCAg aCAAACAGCTTTCCTACCAGAAAATGGTGGCCGTTCCGGTGCCACTAAAGTGTTGGTGGTGGTAACAGATGGAGAATCTACTGATGGTCATAAAGGTCAAGAGGTCATTGAGAGATGCGAGAGAGATGGCATCATTCGCTTTGGCATTGCT ATTCTCAAGCAAAGTGCCAACATTAAAAAATTCATAGAGGAGATTGAATTAATCGCTAGCACTCCAACAGAGAACTACATGTTCAATGTGTCATCAGAGCAAGCGCTAATCAATATCGCAGGAACTCTGGGGGACAGGATCTTTAACATTGAAG GCACCAGTCAAGGTCAGGAATTTCAACTGGAGATGTCCCAAGTTGGATTCAGCGCACATCAGACCAATAAGAAG GATTTGATCATGCTTGGTGCTGTCGGAGCGTATGGATGGAGCGGGACCGTCGTCCATCAAACAGCTGGGAAATCACACATTTTCCTCAAAAACGCTTTCAAGAAAATCCTGGATGACAGAAATCACAGTTCATTACTTG GATACTCTGTGACGTCTGTGAGCGATGGCTCGTCTGAGTTTTATGTGGCCGGTGCTCCTCGTGCCGTTCACAGAGGACAGGTTGTAGTTTACAGTCTGAACAGTCAGAATCAGCCGGTCATCATAGATTCACAGAGAGGAGATCAG ATCGGCTCTTATTTTGGCAGCGTTCTCTGTCCTGTTGATGTGGACGCTGACGGTGTGACGGATCTGCTGCTGGTCGGAGCGCCGATGTACATGAGCGAGGAGAAATCTGAAACAGGAAGAGTCTACCTCTTCACCATTACCAAG GGCATCTTAAGCAACCAGGGCCAGTTAGAGGGAGCCTCCTCATTGGAGAATGCTCGGTTTGGGACGGCCATCACTGCCGTCCCCGATCTAAACCTGGACGGCTTCAGTGATGTTGTGGTTGGCGCTCCGCTGGAAGGCAATGGCCAAGGTGCCATTTACATCTACTATGGAGACAGAAAAACCATCAGAAAGCAGAGCTCACAG AAAATACTTGGATCCAAACTGGACCCAGCGCTTCGTTTCTTTGGACGCTCTTTAGATAGTCGTGGTGATATGAACGGTGACTCGATCCCTGATATTTCAGTCGGAGGGGCCGGGAAGGCAGTGCAGCTCTG GTCAAGGGGAGTTGCAGCTGTCACAACAACAGTCTCCTTCAACCCTGAGAAGATCAGCATTCTGAATAAACCTTGCATGTTTGGAGGAAGGATGGTGTCATGTGCTAGTGCCAAAGTCTGTTTCAGATCAGCATTCAGACCCACAATATTAGCGGGTAAAGTAG ATATCAAGTACAACCTGACTCTTGACGCTGACCTGCAGTCATCTAGAGCCACTTCAAGAGCCCAGTTTGACAACTCAGAGCGTCTTATCCAGAAATCTGTCAGCGTCTCTGATAAAGAAAGCTGTGTTGATCATAATGTCTATGTGCAG GAGACTCCTGATTTTGTTAGTCCAATTGCTTTGCGAGTCgacatcagtccacagaatccAGATACGGGCCCTGCCCTGGATGCATTTCAGCCCAAAGCGTGGGAATTTTTT ATCCCTTTTGTAAAGGACTGTGGCTCTGATGAAAAATGCTCTTGTGACCTGAAGCTGACTGTGAAAGCTGTTAATGTATCTAG cTCATCGTCCCTTCTCGTCAGACCTGACAGAAGAAGACTGTCCTTAATCGTGACAGTAACGAACATGAAGGAAAATGCTTACAACACAAGAGTGTCCGCTAACTTTTCCAGTAACCTGTTCTACGCCTCTTTTACACCACCT GGAGACAACACAGAAGTGAAATGCAGTTCAAAACCAGGCTCACTCGACTGCAGAGTTGGATACCCGACCCTGGTGCCTGGCCAGACA GTAACATTTGAGATCAACTTTGACTTCAATTTGAATCAACTAGAGAAACAGGCTGTTGTGAACTTTGAAGTGCAAAg TGACAGTGAGGAGGAAGTGACATCTGATAACAAGGTCTCTCTCTCTATCCCAGTCCAGTACGATGCCGAAATCATCCTCACCAG AGACATAAACTTGGATTTTTGTGGCATTGGTCCTGAGGATCAAGTCAAACATACGGTCTCAGGTTTTGATGACATAGGCCCAGAATTCGACATAACATTACGA GTTTCAACAGGAACTTTCCCAATCAATCAGGCTCATCTGACCGTCTCACTGCCCACCAGCACCAAAGCTGGAAATCCTTTATTATATGTGACTTCAGTCCAAACGGCACCT GTCGTAAATGTGCGGTGTGACAGCAGCCATCTGATTGACCCTTTGAAGATcagagagaaaacacacactgCCAGCTTCACTAAAGAGAGCTTCAGAAGGACAGCAGAACTg GATTGTCAGGCAGCAAAATGTGAAACCATGACTTGTGTCCTCAAAGATCTGGAGATGAAGACCAACTACCTTGTAAACATCACCACTAGGATCTGGAATGGCACATTTGCCTTT GCTGATTTTCAGACAGTTTTAGTGGCTGGAAGCTCTGAAATACAAACATCTCAGCCTGATCTCATAGTcgtcacacacaaacaacaagAG ATCCGCCCACAGCATCATCCACACCAACCACCTACACCCGTTCGCAATCACCGGAGTACTGATTACCACCTGTCATCACTTACCTGCTCGCTATATCAAGTCACTCACCACAATCCTGCGTTGGTTGGTATCAAGGTCGTAAGCCTGGCTCACTTCCCTACTCACCTCTTGGATTGCCTGGATCCTCCGTCCTGTAAGCCTCACCGACCGACCTATCACAAAAGTGTCACTTTGAGTTGGACGAAGTCACTGAGTTAA
- the LOC131548203 gene encoding integrin alpha-2 isoform X1: MDKVEKVVILLILLQSFCIPHTQGFNVGTAGAKIFSGLAVEEFGYTVQQISNDQGKWLLVGSPWSGYPQNRKGNLYKCDSASRRATCQKLNLADSISIDGVQSINVNMSLGLTLTPIAKPNTLLTCGPLWAQRCGSQYFYPGVCAEVSTQFTLQSSFSPAIQTCGGPMDVAIVLDGSNSIFPWHDVRNFLIKLLENLDIGPDKTRVSIMQYSEDLSFLYHFSSDQNKDKVLLAASDIEQKTGIETNTFEALDNVRQTAFLPENGGRSGATKVLVVVTDGESTDGHKGQEVIERCERDGIIRFGIAILKQSANIKKFIEEIELIASTPTENYMFNVSSEQALINIAGTLGDRIFNIEGTSQGQEFQLEMSQVGFSAHQTNKKDLIMLGAVGAYGWSGTVVHQTAGKSHIFLKNAFKKILDDRNHSSLLGYSVTSVSDGSSEFYVAGAPRAVHRGQVVVYSLNSQNQPVIIDSQRGDQIGSYFGSVLCPVDVDADGVTDLLLVGAPMYMSEEKSETGRVYLFTITKGILSNQGQLEGASSLENARFGTAITAVPDLNLDGFSDVVVGAPLEGNGQGAIYIYYGDRKTIRKQSSQKILGSKLDPALRFFGRSLDSRGDMNGDSIPDISVGGAGKAVQLWSRGVAAVTTTVSFNPEKISILNKPCMFGGRMVSCASAKVCFRSAFRPTILAGKVDIKYNLTLDADLQSSRATSRAQFDNSERLIQKSVSVSDKESCVDHNVYVQETPDFVSPIALRVDISPQNPDTGPALDAFQPKAWEFFIPFVKDCGSDEKCSCDLKLTVKAVNVSSSSSLLVRPDRRRLSLIVTVTNMKENAYNTRVSANFSSNLFYASFTPPGDNTEVKCSSKPGSLDCRVGYPTLVPGQTVTFEINFDFNLNQLEKQAVVNFEVQSDSEEEVTSDNKVSLSIPVQYDAEIILTRDINLDFCGIGPEDQVKHTVSGFDDIGPEFDITLRVSTGTFPINQAHLTVSLPTSTKAGNPLLYVTSVQTAPVVNVRCDSSHLIDPLKIREKTHTASFTKESFRRTAELDCQAAKCETMTCVLKDLEMKTNYLVNITTRIWNGTFAFADFQTVLVAGSSEIQTSQPDLIVVTHKQQEIKITVSKVGAIGDIPVGIIIGSVIGGLLLWALATVILWKVGFFKRKSLPQGNEPDPAEQEGLCENPA; this comes from the exons ATGGACAAAGTGGAAAAAGTTGTGATACTACTGATATTACTGCAGA GTTTCTGTATTCCTCACACTCAGGGTTTCAATGTGGGAACTGCAGGGGCTAAAATCTTCTCAGGTCTTGCGGTAGAAGAGTTCGGCTACACTGTACAACAGATAAGCAATGATCAAGGAAAATG GCTGCTGGTGGGTTCTCCTTGGAGTGGATACCCTCAGAATAGAAAAGGAAATCTCTATAAGTGTGACAGTGCTTCCAGAAGAGCCACCTGCCAGAAACTAAACCTTGCAG ACTCTATCAGCATAGATGGTGTGCAGAGCATCAATGTCAACATGAGTCTGGGCCTGACTCTCACTCCAATAGCTAAACCTAACACATTGCTG ACGTGTGGCCCTCTGTGGGCTCAGCGGTGTGGCAGTCAGTATTTTTACCCAGGAGTCTGTGCTGAAGTGAGCACACAGTTTACGCTCCAGTCATCCTTCTCTCCTGCCATTCAAA CTTGTGGTGGGCCAATGGATGTTGCCATTGTTTTGGACGGATCAAACAGTATATTTCCATGGCATGATGTTAGAAACTTTCTCATAAAGCTTTTGGAAAATCTCGATATCGGACCAGATAAAACTCGA gtCAGTATAATGCAGTATTCAGAGGATTTGTCCTTTCTTTATCATTTTAGTTCTGACCAAAATAAAGACAAAGTTCTTTTAGCAGCTTCTGATATTGAGCAAAAAACTGGAATAGAAACCAACACTTTTGAAGCACTTGACAATGTCAg aCAAACAGCTTTCCTACCAGAAAATGGTGGCCGTTCCGGTGCCACTAAAGTGTTGGTGGTGGTAACAGATGGAGAATCTACTGATGGTCATAAAGGTCAAGAGGTCATTGAGAGATGCGAGAGAGATGGCATCATTCGCTTTGGCATTGCT ATTCTCAAGCAAAGTGCCAACATTAAAAAATTCATAGAGGAGATTGAATTAATCGCTAGCACTCCAACAGAGAACTACATGTTCAATGTGTCATCAGAGCAAGCGCTAATCAATATCGCAGGAACTCTGGGGGACAGGATCTTTAACATTGAAG GCACCAGTCAAGGTCAGGAATTTCAACTGGAGATGTCCCAAGTTGGATTCAGCGCACATCAGACCAATAAGAAG GATTTGATCATGCTTGGTGCTGTCGGAGCGTATGGATGGAGCGGGACCGTCGTCCATCAAACAGCTGGGAAATCACACATTTTCCTCAAAAACGCTTTCAAGAAAATCCTGGATGACAGAAATCACAGTTCATTACTTG GATACTCTGTGACGTCTGTGAGCGATGGCTCGTCTGAGTTTTATGTGGCCGGTGCTCCTCGTGCCGTTCACAGAGGACAGGTTGTAGTTTACAGTCTGAACAGTCAGAATCAGCCGGTCATCATAGATTCACAGAGAGGAGATCAG ATCGGCTCTTATTTTGGCAGCGTTCTCTGTCCTGTTGATGTGGACGCTGACGGTGTGACGGATCTGCTGCTGGTCGGAGCGCCGATGTACATGAGCGAGGAGAAATCTGAAACAGGAAGAGTCTACCTCTTCACCATTACCAAG GGCATCTTAAGCAACCAGGGCCAGTTAGAGGGAGCCTCCTCATTGGAGAATGCTCGGTTTGGGACGGCCATCACTGCCGTCCCCGATCTAAACCTGGACGGCTTCAGTGATGTTGTGGTTGGCGCTCCGCTGGAAGGCAATGGCCAAGGTGCCATTTACATCTACTATGGAGACAGAAAAACCATCAGAAAGCAGAGCTCACAG AAAATACTTGGATCCAAACTGGACCCAGCGCTTCGTTTCTTTGGACGCTCTTTAGATAGTCGTGGTGATATGAACGGTGACTCGATCCCTGATATTTCAGTCGGAGGGGCCGGGAAGGCAGTGCAGCTCTG GTCAAGGGGAGTTGCAGCTGTCACAACAACAGTCTCCTTCAACCCTGAGAAGATCAGCATTCTGAATAAACCTTGCATGTTTGGAGGAAGGATGGTGTCATGTGCTAGTGCCAAAGTCTGTTTCAGATCAGCATTCAGACCCACAATATTAGCGGGTAAAGTAG ATATCAAGTACAACCTGACTCTTGACGCTGACCTGCAGTCATCTAGAGCCACTTCAAGAGCCCAGTTTGACAACTCAGAGCGTCTTATCCAGAAATCTGTCAGCGTCTCTGATAAAGAAAGCTGTGTTGATCATAATGTCTATGTGCAG GAGACTCCTGATTTTGTTAGTCCAATTGCTTTGCGAGTCgacatcagtccacagaatccAGATACGGGCCCTGCCCTGGATGCATTTCAGCCCAAAGCGTGGGAATTTTTT ATCCCTTTTGTAAAGGACTGTGGCTCTGATGAAAAATGCTCTTGTGACCTGAAGCTGACTGTGAAAGCTGTTAATGTATCTAG cTCATCGTCCCTTCTCGTCAGACCTGACAGAAGAAGACTGTCCTTAATCGTGACAGTAACGAACATGAAGGAAAATGCTTACAACACAAGAGTGTCCGCTAACTTTTCCAGTAACCTGTTCTACGCCTCTTTTACACCACCT GGAGACAACACAGAAGTGAAATGCAGTTCAAAACCAGGCTCACTCGACTGCAGAGTTGGATACCCGACCCTGGTGCCTGGCCAGACA GTAACATTTGAGATCAACTTTGACTTCAATTTGAATCAACTAGAGAAACAGGCTGTTGTGAACTTTGAAGTGCAAAg TGACAGTGAGGAGGAAGTGACATCTGATAACAAGGTCTCTCTCTCTATCCCAGTCCAGTACGATGCCGAAATCATCCTCACCAG AGACATAAACTTGGATTTTTGTGGCATTGGTCCTGAGGATCAAGTCAAACATACGGTCTCAGGTTTTGATGACATAGGCCCAGAATTCGACATAACATTACGA GTTTCAACAGGAACTTTCCCAATCAATCAGGCTCATCTGACCGTCTCACTGCCCACCAGCACCAAAGCTGGAAATCCTTTATTATATGTGACTTCAGTCCAAACGGCACCT GTCGTAAATGTGCGGTGTGACAGCAGCCATCTGATTGACCCTTTGAAGATcagagagaaaacacacactgCCAGCTTCACTAAAGAGAGCTTCAGAAGGACAGCAGAACTg GATTGTCAGGCAGCAAAATGTGAAACCATGACTTGTGTCCTCAAAGATCTGGAGATGAAGACCAACTACCTTGTAAACATCACCACTAGGATCTGGAATGGCACATTTGCCTTT GCTGATTTTCAGACAGTTTTAGTGGCTGGAAGCTCTGAAATACAAACATCTCAGCCTGATCTCATAGTcgtcacacacaaacaacaagAG ATAAAAATTACAGTGAGTAAAGTAGGAGCGATTGGAGATATTCCTGTTGGTATAATCATAGGAAGTGTCATTGGCGGTCTCCTCCTTTGGGCTCTAGCTACGGTGATCCTATGGAAG GTTGGCTTCTTCAAGAGGAAGTCGTTGCCACAGGGAAATGAACCGGATCCGGCAGAACAAGAGGGTCTGTGTGAGAATCCAGCATGA